The following coding sequences are from one Clostridioides difficile ATCC 9689 = DSM 1296 window:
- a CDS encoding SDR family NAD(P)-dependent oxidoreductase has product MSYKKIAIITGANSGFGKEFLKLLINEEEITEIWAVARNKARLNQLVDEFGSKVKIFSKDLSKIEEVKEIGTFLSKENVCIKYLINNAGFAKFCSYNDLSIDESINMIDLNISAVVALGLICIPYMQKGSHIMNISSQASFQPLPYQNIYSSTKAFIRNYTRALNVELKSKGINAIAVCPGWMSTNLFKRGIVVAEKGTKNFPGIVSPDIVAKKALKDAKKNKDISVYGINTKSSHLLAKLLPQKMMMKVWLMQQHIKE; this is encoded by the coding sequence ATGAGTTATAAGAAGATTGCAATTATAACGGGTGCTAATAGTGGTTTTGGTAAAGAGTTTCTAAAGTTATTAATAAATGAAGAAGAAATAACAGAAATATGGGCAGTTGCAAGAAACAAGGCGAGATTAAATCAATTAGTAGATGAATTTGGAAGTAAGGTAAAAATTTTTTCAAAAGATTTATCAAAAATAGAAGAAGTAAAAGAAATTGGTACATTTTTAAGTAAAGAAAATGTATGTATAAAATACCTTATAAACAATGCTGGTTTTGCAAAATTCTGTTCATACAATGATTTAAGTATAGATGAATCTATTAATATGATTGATTTAAATATTAGTGCTGTTGTAGCATTGGGACTTATATGTATTCCATATATGCAAAAGGGAAGCCATATCATGAATATTTCTTCACAAGCATCATTCCAGCCATTGCCATATCAAAATATTTATAGTTCAACTAAAGCGTTTATAAGAAATTATACAAGAGCATTAAATGTTGAACTTAAGAGTAAAGGGATAAATGCAATTGCTGTATGTCCAGGTTGGATGAGTACAAATCTATTTAAGAGAGGTATAGTTGTAGCTGAAAAAGGGACAAAAAATTTCCCAGGTATAGTGTCTCCAGACATTGTTGCCAAAAAAGCATTGAAGGATGCAAAGAAAAATAAGGATATTTCTGTGTATGGTATAAATACAAAATCCAGTCATTTATTAGCAAAACTATTGCCACAAAAAATGATGATGAAGGTTTGGTTAATGCAACAACATATTAAGGAATAA
- a CDS encoding LacI family DNA-binding transcriptional regulator has translation MNQKKVHYNKSATSKDVARLAGVSQSSVSRAFGSANGKGVKPEVRERIFRVANEIGYVPNLVARGMISGKTNVIGLIVGDSLGPFYNRIINLFVEKIQEIGKQCLVFKVPRQQSIDSIISKVIQFQVEAVIITASAMNKVMAETCEENNIPVILFNRFIPGIKISTVYVDPIEGGGMAAEYLLKKGHKNIGYIQFTRETSEEMEKKIGFYSKLRQSGIHNLKEESANYDYDSGYEAGKRMLALSNPPTAIFCTSDLIAIGVMDAARFEYKLRVPEDLSVIGYDDIQMASWKSYNLTTIRQPLDLLIEKTINILKSLLNEENPESVVEMLKPELIERGSTL, from the coding sequence ATGAATCAAAAGAAAGTTCATTATAATAAATCGGCTACCTCAAAAGATGTTGCAAGATTGGCAGGAGTATCTCAATCATCTGTTTCAAGAGCATTTGGTAGTGCAAATGGAAAGGGCGTAAAACCTGAAGTAAGAGAAAGAATTTTTCGTGTAGCAAACGAAATAGGATATGTTCCTAATTTGGTAGCACGGGGAATGATTAGTGGAAAAACTAATGTTATAGGATTGATAGTTGGTGATAGTCTAGGTCCATTTTACAATAGAATTATCAATTTATTTGTAGAAAAAATTCAAGAGATAGGTAAACAGTGTCTCGTTTTTAAAGTTCCTAGACAACAAAGTATAGATAGTATAATTTCAAAAGTAATTCAGTTTCAAGTAGAAGCTGTGATTATTACAGCTTCGGCCATGAATAAGGTGATGGCTGAGACTTGTGAAGAAAACAATATTCCTGTGATTCTTTTTAATCGTTTTATACCTGGTATAAAAATAAGTACAGTCTATGTAGACCCAATTGAAGGTGGGGGAATGGCTGCTGAATATCTGCTTAAGAAAGGTCATAAGAATATAGGATATATTCAATTTACGAGAGAAACAAGTGAAGAAATGGAAAAGAAAATTGGATTTTATTCTAAGTTAAGACAAAGTGGGATTCATAATCTTAAAGAAGAATCTGCAAACTATGATTATGATTCTGGATATGAAGCAGGTAAGAGAATGTTAGCATTATCAAATCCTCCAACAGCAATTTTTTGCACAAGTGACTTGATAGCTATTGGTGTAATGGATGCTGCAAGGTTTGAGTACAAGTTGAGGGTGCCAGAGGATTTATCAGTGATAGGATATGATGATATTCAAATGGCTTCATGGAAGAGTTATAATTTAACGACGATTAGACAGCCACTAGATTTGTTGATTGAAAAAACAATTAACATACTTAAGTCCTTATTAAATGAAGAAAATCCAGAGTCAGTCGTTGAAATGTTAAAACCTGAATTGATTGAAAGAGGTTCTACACTTTAA
- the rpmI gene encoding 50S ribosomal protein L35, whose amino-acid sequence MPKMKTHRGAAKRLKKTGTGKLKRAKAFKKHILTKKSAKTKMNLRKSTLVSDGDAKRIAQLLPY is encoded by the coding sequence ATGCCTAAAATGAAAACTCATAGAGGTGCAGCAAAGAGATTAAAGAAAACAGGAACTGGAAAGTTAAAGAGAGCTAAAGCTTTTAAAAAACATATATTAACTAAAAAATCTGCAAAAACTAAAATGAACTTAAGAAAATCAACTTTAGTAAGTGATGGAGATGCTAAGAGAATAGCACAATTATTACCATACTAA
- the rplT gene encoding 50S ribosomal protein L20, which yields MARVKKAMNARKKHKKILKLAKGFRGSRSKLYRPANTFVMKALKNAYIGRKLKKRDFRKLWIQRINAAARMNGISYSRLMNGLKLSGVEVNRKMLSEMAIQDPEGFAKLAEVAKAKLA from the coding sequence ATGGCAAGAGTTAAAAAAGCTATGAACGCTCGTAAAAAGCATAAGAAAATATTAAAACTTGCAAAAGGATTCAGAGGATCTAGAAGCAAATTATATAGACCAGCAAATACATTCGTAATGAAAGCATTAAAAAATGCTTATATAGGAAGAAAGTTAAAGAAGAGAGACTTCAGAAAACTTTGGATACAAAGAATAAATGCAGCTGCTAGAATGAATGGAATATCTTATTCAAGATTAATGAATGGATTAAAATTATCTGGTGTTGAAGTTAACAGAAAAATGTTATCTGAAATGGCTATACAAGACCCAGAAGGATTTGCAAAATTAGCAGAAGTTGCTAAAGCAAAATTAGCTTAG
- a CDS encoding sodium:solute symporter, translated as MISSIDVCIIIGYLLLMLVIGYYSGKDNKNQEDYFLAGRSMPWIPIALSVAATMISANGFIGGPGWAYVDGMYPVMVNITVPLAIFFALSITTPVIYKLKITSIYEYMGLRLGNYSRGLTIIQFFINSLIQASSMVYIPVLIIQMITGWSLYALVPIVVLVSIIYTLLGGIKAVIWTDSIQMIVVISAVFIVIIVALKGMNLSFFDTLQIAQQSGKLNTFDFSRDISVTNTFWATLIGGTVMWIRYFCFDQSQVQRVLTSKSLKCAKNSFVVSAFVMNLVYYFMLLVGVILFVFYGGRTFETSNEIMITFILNELPVGAIGIIIAGVFAAAMSSIDSILNSMTTVFTKDIYEFYFKKDNKESSLKVTMIITVVIGVVMTGFIIMGFGGSIKSILDLVGNYISYFAGPATGAFVLAMFTYKANDKGVSIGFIVGLVLGFFISNKYNVSWLWNPAIGATITLIFGYIFSVILKKNHNADDIKKYTAFGMRNHLISQGMDKVDGVSIVPFSLGKQELIVLAFFIIQYIILFLIQF; from the coding sequence ATGATTTCATCAATTGATGTATGTATTATAATAGGATATTTGCTATTAATGTTAGTTATTGGTTATTATTCAGGAAAAGATAATAAAAATCAAGAAGATTATTTCTTGGCAGGTAGGTCAATGCCATGGATTCCAATTGCTTTATCAGTTGCAGCTACTATGATTAGTGCAAATGGCTTTATAGGTGGTCCTGGATGGGCATATGTAGATGGAATGTATCCAGTAATGGTTAATATTACAGTACCTTTAGCAATATTTTTTGCACTGAGCATTACCACCCCAGTTATCTATAAATTAAAAATAACCTCTATATATGAATATATGGGACTTCGTTTAGGAAATTATTCAAGAGGATTAACTATTATTCAATTTTTTATTAATTCATTGATTCAAGCTAGTTCTATGGTATATATTCCAGTGCTTATTATTCAAATGATTACTGGCTGGTCACTTTATGCTTTAGTCCCAATAGTTGTACTTGTATCAATTATATATACTCTATTAGGTGGGATTAAGGCAGTTATATGGACTGATAGTATTCAAATGATAGTAGTAATAAGTGCTGTATTTATAGTAATTATTGTAGCCTTAAAAGGAATGAATCTAAGTTTCTTTGATACATTACAAATTGCACAACAGAGTGGAAAATTAAATACATTTGATTTCAGTAGGGATATTTCAGTGACAAATACTTTTTGGGCTACTTTAATTGGTGGAACTGTAATGTGGATAAGATACTTTTGTTTTGACCAATCTCAAGTACAAAGAGTTTTAACATCTAAATCTTTAAAATGTGCAAAAAATTCTTTTGTAGTTAGTGCATTTGTTATGAATTTAGTTTACTACTTTATGCTATTGGTAGGAGTAATTTTATTTGTTTTTTATGGGGGAAGGACATTTGAAACTTCAAATGAAATAATGATTACTTTTATTTTAAATGAACTTCCAGTAGGAGCCATTGGAATTATTATTGCAGGTGTGTTTGCAGCAGCAATGTCTAGTATCGACTCTATATTAAACAGTATGACAACTGTTTTTACGAAGGATATTTATGAGTTTTATTTCAAAAAAGATAACAAAGAATCATCATTAAAAGTTACAATGATTATAACTGTAGTTATAGGAGTTGTTATGACAGGTTTTATTATTATGGGATTTGGAGGAAGCATCAAATCAATTCTTGACCTTGTTGGTAACTATATCTCATACTTTGCTGGACCAGCTACAGGTGCATTTGTACTAGCAATGTTTACATATAAAGCTAATGATAAAGGAGTATCTATTGGTTTTATTGTAGGGTTAGTTTTAGGATTTTTTATTTCTAATAAATATAATGTGAGTTGGTTGTGGAATCCAGCAATAGGTGCTACAATAACATTGATATTTGGATATATTTTTAGTGTCATTTTAAAGAAAAATCATAATGCAGATGATATTAAAAAATACACTGCATTTGGTATGAGAAATCACCTTATTTCTCAAGGAATGGATAAAGTAGATGGAGTATCTATAGTGCCATTTTCTTTAGGTAAACAAGAACTAATTGTATTAGCTTTTTTTATTATCCAATATATTATATTATTTTTGATACAATTTTAA
- a CDS encoding ATP-dependent metallopeptidase FtsH/Yme1/Tma family protein: protein MKMLNNFFKKINNPAPVFAQTKMERDNQTDDSLSTKPKTTFRDVAGLDEVKEELFEIVDFMKSPQKYQKMGAKIPKGVLFYGPPGTGKTLLASAVAGETNSSFFNVTGSEFVEKYVGVGAKRVRTLFEKARKEAPSIIFIDEIDAVGAKRHLESNNEKDQTLNQLLVEMDGFNKDSNVLIIGATNRLDLLDEALLRPGRFDRHIHIGAPNYHTRFEILKVHTDDKPIDKSVNLELLAKKTHGFNGAHLSNIANEAAIFAVRDDSECITSEHFDKALERVIAGLESKNSALVEKEKKIVAYHEAGHALVSDIVGICPIQKISIVPRGQALGYVLQLPDEDRYIYTKDELIGKIKILLAGKASEELIFNHKSTGAKDDLKKVTEIANQMVCEYGMSNLGFMTIDGNDKTFLCDKVQKEANRIVEICYKETLEMLKDNLEDLHSVSKFLFEKETMTHEELKDLIGKEAVN from the coding sequence ATGAAAATGCTAAACAACTTTTTTAAGAAAATCAACAATCCAGCTCCTGTCTTTGCACAGACAAAAATGGAAAGAGATAATCAAACAGATGATTCACTTTCTACAAAACCAAAGACTACATTTAGAGACGTTGCTGGATTAGACGAAGTAAAAGAAGAACTATTTGAAATAGTCGATTTTATGAAGTCACCACAAAAATATCAAAAAATGGGTGCAAAAATACCTAAAGGAGTATTATTTTATGGTCCTCCAGGAACAGGTAAAACCCTACTTGCATCTGCTGTAGCTGGTGAAACAAACTCATCATTTTTTAATGTTACTGGTTCAGAGTTCGTTGAAAAATATGTAGGTGTGGGAGCAAAAAGAGTTAGAACTCTATTTGAAAAAGCTAGAAAAGAAGCTCCAAGTATAATATTTATAGACGAAATAGATGCTGTAGGAGCAAAGAGACATCTTGAAAGTAACAACGAAAAAGACCAAACACTAAACCAACTTTTAGTTGAAATGGATGGATTTAATAAAGATTCCAATGTATTAATAATAGGTGCTACCAATAGACTTGACTTATTAGATGAAGCTTTACTTAGACCAGGAAGATTTGACAGACACATTCATATAGGTGCACCAAACTATCACACTAGATTTGAAATTCTAAAGGTACATACAGATGACAAACCTATAGACAAATCTGTAAATCTAGAACTTTTAGCTAAAAAAACTCATGGTTTCAATGGGGCTCATCTTTCAAATATAGCAAATGAAGCAGCTATATTTGCAGTTAGAGATGACAGTGAGTGTATTACATCAGAACATTTTGACAAGGCACTTGAAAGAGTTATTGCAGGGCTAGAATCTAAAAACTCTGCATTGGTTGAAAAAGAGAAAAAAATAGTAGCATATCATGAAGCTGGACATGCTCTTGTAAGTGATATAGTAGGAATTTGTCCTATACAAAAAATATCTATAGTTCCTAGAGGACAAGCATTAGGTTATGTTCTTCAATTACCTGATGAAGATAGATATATTTATACTAAGGATGAGTTGATTGGAAAAATAAAAATATTACTTGCTGGAAAGGCTTCAGAAGAATTAATATTTAATCATAAATCTACTGGTGCAAAGGACGACTTAAAGAAAGTCACTGAAATAGCTAACCAAATGGTTTGTGAATATGGTATGAGTAACTTAGGATTTATGACTATTGATGGAAATGATAAGACTTTCTTATGTGATAAGGTTCAAAAGGAAGCAAATCGTATAGTTGAAATTTGTTATAAAGAGACTTTAGAGATGTTAAAGGATAATCTTGAAGATTTACATTCTGTTTCTAAATTCTTATTTGAAAAAGAAACTATGACTCATGAAGAGTTAAAAGATTTGATAGGAAAAGAAGCTGTAAACTAA
- a CDS encoding metallophosphoesterase, with protein MKIKFIIVASIIFLIVLLVGCQSTKDTEINVLATSDLHSIIPDNLISYVEEERKYDENLLMVDAGDFFDMQSGEMNKWFTGQKLVRFKDGIPEYKKIAEPREGEVPLAKKMAKLKYDAVTFGNHEFVSNDKQSLDKLVSDFKNNNIPLVSANVYEQSGENYVKPYVMKNINTDKGTVKVGILGLTIKEVGERSRFKSFEQDKKARELGEQPQYKGKLYANDLVEDANKWVNVMEKKEKPDIIVAIVHSGEEPKNPKNPGNRIKELATTVEGIDAIVAGHTHEKIEQHTYKNNSGEEVIVTQPGAHGNSISKINFKLDKKNDKWFIKDKYSELKVFGKEVNIITTSGLNPKFSDEMAVNLFNERDRDVQPIFIDTGDFLNTNTKEMTKWAKEWQYNENKGIYKKINEWPIVYLGYDAVVLGSHEFTEDKETFEEKKSTLDYIIENFEEMKIPVLSANIYDESGENYVKPYIIHNVETREGNIKVGVLGLTTTDKDEEDLSNSSLSKDSKTSKIPEETGKLYTNNLVKDASEWVKVMQKESPDVIVAVVHSDNNSTLKNPSSEVKKLAMSVDGIDAIVVGHTKNKVEEHIYKNKSGDEVIVTQSGEDCYSKISLELRKENGKWNIINKYSKAIKMK; from the coding sequence ATGAAAATAAAATTTATTATAGTAGCATCAATAATATTTTTAATAGTATTACTTGTGGGGTGTCAAAGCACTAAAGATACAGAAATCAATGTACTCGCCACAAGTGATTTACATTCAATTATTCCAGATAATTTAATTTCCTATGTAGAAGAGGAGAGAAAATATGATGAGAATCTACTTATGGTAGATGCAGGAGATTTTTTTGACATGCAAAGTGGTGAGATGAATAAGTGGTTTACTGGTCAAAAATTAGTAAGATTTAAAGATGGGATACCAGAGTACAAAAAAATAGCTGAACCACGTGAAGGAGAAGTTCCATTGGCTAAAAAAATGGCAAAGCTGAAGTATGATGCAGTTACATTTGGGAATCATGAATTTGTATCTAATGACAAGCAGAGCCTTGATAAATTGGTTTCTGATTTTAAAAATAACAATATACCATTAGTATCAGCAAACGTATATGAACAATCTGGAGAAAACTACGTAAAGCCATATGTAATGAAAAATATAAATACTGACAAGGGAACTGTAAAGGTTGGTATACTTGGTCTGACTATAAAAGAAGTAGGGGAACGTTCAAGGTTTAAAAGTTTTGAACAAGATAAAAAGGCTAGAGAACTTGGGGAACAACCTCAATACAAAGGGAAATTATATGCAAATGATTTAGTAGAAGATGCAAATAAGTGGGTAAATGTTATGGAAAAAAAAGAAAAGCCAGATATAATAGTTGCCATTGTACATTCAGGTGAAGAGCCAAAAAATCCTAAAAATCCAGGAAATAGAATAAAAGAACTAGCAACAACTGTAGAGGGAATAGATGCTATTGTAGCAGGTCATACACATGAAAAAATAGAACAGCATACATATAAAAATAATTCTGGTGAAGAAGTAATAGTAACACAGCCTGGAGCTCATGGTAATAGTATATCAAAGATTAATTTTAAGTTGGATAAGAAGAATGATAAGTGGTTTATAAAAGACAAATATAGTGAATTAAAGGTTTTTGGAAAGGAAGTAAATATAATTACAACTTCTGGTCTGAATCCAAAATTTTCAGATGAAATGGCAGTTAATTTGTTTAATGAAAGAGATAGAGATGTTCAACCTATCTTTATAGATACTGGAGATTTTTTAAATACTAATACAAAAGAAATGACTAAGTGGGCTAAAGAGTGGCAATACAATGAAAATAAAGGCATCTATAAAAAAATAAATGAATGGCCAATTGTATATCTTGGTTATGATGCTGTAGTACTTGGTAGCCATGAATTTACAGAGGATAAAGAGACTTTTGAGGAAAAAAAATCTACATTGGATTATATTATAGAAAACTTTGAAGAAATGAAGATACCAGTATTATCAGCTAATATATATGATGAATCTGGAGAAAATTATGTAAAACCTTATATAATTCATAATGTAGAAACTAGGGAAGGAAATATAAAGGTTGGAGTATTAGGTCTTACTACTACTGATAAGGATGAAGAAGACTTAAGTAACTCAAGCTTAAGCAAAGACTCAAAGACTTCGAAAATTCCTGAAGAAACAGGAAAGTTATATACTAATAATCTAGTAAAAGATGCAAGCGAATGGGTAAAAGTTATGCAAAAGGAAAGTCCTGATGTGATTGTTGCAGTTGTACATTCAGATAATAATAGTACTCTAAAAAATCCAAGTAGTGAAGTCAAAAAACTTGCAATGTCAGTAGATGGAATAGATGCTATTGTTGTAGGTCATACGAAAAATAAGGTAGAAGAACATATTTACAAAAATAAGTCTGGGGATGAGGTTATAGTAACACAATCTGGAGAAGATTGTTATTCAAAAATAAGTCTTGAACTAAGAAAAGAAAATGGCAAGTGGAATATCATAAACAAATATAGTAAAGCAATAAAAATGAAGTGA
- a CDS encoding MBL fold metallo-hydrolase, translating into MSIIPSSFCKCKICEEARQKGGRYERLGPSLYIDDIKMLIDTPEDIAVACNRQKISEVKHISISHHDPDHVKGIRIVEKIGCDFITGENNPIGFYALPEVIEDINRTNLDCLKYYGDVINCISINETSHVKINNFDIDLINNNPDRNITFYVIKENEKKVIYACCNPKPFTHSDMYFDTDVLIISLVSDDGILNDGTKLKDTPFKDEIFTLDEIVEIKNYYRIKKIIITHIDEMWGKSYGYYSELEKKLDNIYFAYDGMEIIV; encoded by the coding sequence ATGTCAATTATTCCAAGTTCATTTTGCAAATGCAAAATATGTGAAGAAGCCAGACAAAAAGGCGGAAGATATGAACGATTAGGGCCAAGTTTATATATTGATGATATAAAAATGCTGATAGACACACCTGAAGATATTGCAGTAGCTTGTAACAGACAAAAAATATCGGAAGTAAAACATATTTCAATTTCTCACCATGACCCAGACCATGTTAAGGGTATTAGAATTGTCGAAAAAATAGGATGTGACTTTATCACAGGAGAAAATAATCCAATTGGCTTTTATGCGCTTCCTGAAGTAATTGAAGATATAAACCGAACGAATCTCGATTGTCTTAAATATTATGGTGATGTTATAAATTGCATTTCTATTAATGAAACTTCACATGTAAAGATAAATAATTTTGATATTGATTTGATTAACAATAATCCAGACAGGAATATAACCTTCTATGTTATCAAAGAGAATGAAAAAAAAGTCATATATGCCTGCTGTAATCCCAAGCCATTTACTCATAGTGATATGTACTTTGATACTGATGTTTTAATAATAAGTCTAGTTTCTGATGATGGTATATTAAATGATGGTACAAAACTTAAAGACACACCATTTAAAGATGAAATATTTACTTTAGATGAGATTGTTGAAATTAAAAACTATTATAGAATTAAAAAGATTATCATTACACATATTGACGAAATGTGGGGAAAATCATATGGTTATTACAGTGAATTAGAAAAGAAACTTGATAACATTTATTTTGCATATGATGGTATGGAAATTATAGTCTAA
- a CDS encoding metallophosphoesterase translates to MKIKFVIMPLVIFLMVLFVGCQSTKDTEVKAKDTEIKILGTGDLHSILTDSMVSYINEEREKNKNLLMVDAGDFYGTQSREMWEWSSGKKLINIKRNGRAEYDDIIKSSKDEVPIVKDMAKLKYDAVVLGDNEFISNDKQSLDKLVSDFKNNNMPLVSANIYEQSGENYVQPYVMKNIKTDEGNVKVGILGLTIKEVGETLGLEDFEKDKKARELGEQADYKGKLYANDLVEDAKKWIKVMEKESPDIIVAVVHSGEEPKTDRNPGNRIKELATTVDGIDAIVAGHTHEKIDEHKYKNKSGDEVIVTQPGWHGDRVSEINFKLNKENGKWDIKEKSSKLKIIDKEVSIVATADLHSHFSDELTVDLVNERSNPIEPVVVDAGDFLDPQTDEMTQWYKEWKSIRDNNSDKTISRCPMVMDMNQGMYDAVVLGNHEFVSEKDEFWSDERLLDAVIEDFEQVAISVLSANIYRQSGKNYVKPYIIKDVETSEGNVKVGILGLTIKEVGKGLKNVNLQEQFQYKDKLYANDLVEDAKKWVKVMKKKKPDIIVAVVHSGEEPKNPKHPGNRIKELATTVDGIDAIVASHTHEKIDEHEYKNKSGEKVIVTQPGEHGKYYSKITFKVNKEKGSWTINDKFSKTIEVE, encoded by the coding sequence ATGAAAATAAAATTTGTTATTATGCCATTGGTGATATTTTTAATGGTATTATTTGTGGGGTGTCAAAGTACAAAAGATACAGAAGTTAAAGCAAAAGATACAGAAATTAAAATATTAGGGACAGGTGATTTACATTCAATTTTGACAGACTCTATGGTTTCATATATAAATGAGGAAAGGGAAAAGAATAAAAATCTGCTTATGGTAGATGCGGGAGATTTCTATGGTACACAAAGTAGAGAAATGTGGGAATGGTCTTCTGGAAAAAAGTTAATTAATATTAAAAGAAATGGTAGAGCAGAGTATGATGACATAATTAAGAGTAGTAAAGATGAAGTACCTATAGTTAAAGATATGGCAAAGTTGAAATATGATGCTGTAGTTTTGGGAGATAATGAATTTATTTCAAATGATAAGCAAAGTCTTGATAAACTGGTTTCTGATTTTAAAAATAATAATATGCCATTGGTATCAGCAAATATATATGAACAATCTGGAGAAAATTATGTACAACCATATGTAATGAAAAATATTAAGACAGATGAGGGCAATGTAAAAGTTGGAATACTAGGTCTTACTATAAAAGAAGTAGGGGAAACCCTTGGTCTTGAGGATTTTGAAAAGGATAAAAAAGCTAGAGAGCTTGGAGAACAAGCTGATTACAAAGGAAAATTATATGCAAATGATTTAGTAGAAGATGCAAAGAAATGGATAAAAGTTATGGAAAAAGAAAGTCCAGACATAATAGTTGCAGTTGTACACTCAGGGGAAGAACCTAAAACAGATAGAAATCCAGGAAATAGAATAAAAGAGTTAGCAACTACAGTGGATGGAATAGATGCAATTGTAGCTGGTCATACTCATGAAAAAATAGATGAACACAAATATAAAAATAAATCTGGAGATGAAGTAATTGTTACACAACCAGGTTGGCATGGAGATAGAGTATCAGAGATTAATTTCAAATTAAATAAAGAGAATGGAAAGTGGGACATAAAGGAAAAGTCTAGTAAATTAAAAATAATTGATAAAGAAGTAAGTATAGTTGCTACTGCAGATTTACATTCACATTTCTCTGATGAATTAACAGTTGACCTTGTTAATGAACGTAGTAACCCAATTGAACCTGTTGTAGTAGATGCAGGCGACTTCTTAGACCCTCAAACAGATGAAATGACTCAATGGTATAAAGAGTGGAAAAGTATAAGAGATAATAATAGTGATAAAACGATTAGTAGATGCCCAATGGTCATGGATATGAATCAGGGAATGTATGATGCAGTAGTACTTGGAAATCATGAATTTGTATCTGAAAAAGATGAATTTTGGTCAGATGAACGCCTTTTAGATGCTGTTATAGAGGATTTTGAACAGGTGGCAATTTCTGTGTTATCGGCAAATATATATAGGCAATCTGGTAAAAATTATGTTAAACCATATATTATAAAAGATGTGGAGACGAGTGAAGGTAATGTAAAAGTAGGAATATTGGGACTTACTATAAAAGAAGTAGGTAAAGGTCTTAAAAATGTAAACTTACAAGAGCAATTTCAATATAAGGATAAATTGTATGCAAATGATTTAGTGGAAGATGCAAAGAAATGGGTAAAAGTTATGAAAAAGAAAAAACCAGATATAATAGTTGCAGTTGTACATTCAGGAGAAGAACCAAAAAATCCAAAACATCCAGGAAATAGAATAAAAGAACTAGCAACTACAGTAGATGGTATTGATGCAATTGTTGCTAGTCATACTCATGAAAAAATAGATGAGCATGAATATAAAAATAAGTCTGGAGAAAAAGTTATAGTGACACAACCAGGTGAGCATGGTAAATATTATTCTAAAATTACCTTTAAAGTAAATAAAGAAAAGGGTTCGTGGACTATTAATGATAAATTCAGTAAAACAATTGAGGTTGAATAA